A single Cannabis sativa cultivar Pink pepper isolate KNU-18-1 chromosome 7, ASM2916894v1, whole genome shotgun sequence DNA region contains:
- the LOC115697729 gene encoding twinkle homolog protein, chloroplastic/mitochondrial isoform X1, translating to MRLLYRPLHKLSLSSTSVFMASNHFLKPTFFSNPLTPSSHRQLFHTFRLSFSAFPLKPNSRIQPFCLKTNGYSNVSQVNDPPTVFLENTEEASSLKIEILKNKLSDLGVDCDISIPGQFNHLLCPMCSGGDSGEKSLSLFIEPDGSSAVWTCFRGKCGWTGNTRPFANSKSSYQTSSKTTKIKIKREITVESLQLEPPCEELVSYFAERMISKETLERNAVMQRCYGDQIAIAFTYWREGSLISCKYRDINKKFWQEADTEKIFYGLDDIKDINDIIIVEGEMDKLAMEEAGFRNCVSVPDGAPPSASTKDLPPEEQDTKYSYLWNCKEYLKKASRIILATDGDTPGQALAEELARRLGRERCWRVKWPKKTDDTYFKDANEVLMYMGADVLKEVIENAELYPIRGLFKFSDYFDEIDAYYYGTAGYGFGASTGWKSLNELYNVVPGELTIVTGVPNSGKSEWIDALLCNLNHNVGWKFALCSMENKVREHARKLLEKHVKKPFFTLRYGDSAERMDAEEFEQGKEWLKDTFYLIRCEDDSLPNIKWVLDLAKAAVLRHGVRGLVIDPYNELDHQRPPNQTETEYVSQMLTKVKRFAQHHSCHVWFVAHPRQLQNWGGNAPNLYDISGSAHFINKCDNGIVVHRNRDPEAGPIDQVQILVRKVRNKVAGTIGEASLSYDRVTGLYMDVNDSSQDL from the exons ATGCGTCTTCTTTATCGTCCACTTCACAAGCTCTCTCTATCCTCGACCAGTGTGTTCATGGCCTCAAACCATTTTCTCAAGCCTACATTTTTCTCAAACCCTTTAACCCCTTCTTCACATAGACAGCTCTTCCACACTTTTAGACTCTCTTTCTCTGCTTTTCCTCTAAAACCCAACTCCAGAATTCAGCCCTTCTGTCTTAAGACTAATGGGTATTCTAATGTATCTCAGGTCAATGACCCCCCAACCG TCTTTTTGGAGAACACGGAGGAGGCTTCTTCTCTtaaaattgagattttgaagAATAAACTGAGCGACCTTGGTGTGGACTGTGACATATCTATACCTGGGCAGTTCAACCATTTGCTTTGTCCAATG TGCTCGGGTGGTGATTCTGGGGAGAAGAGCTTATCTCTTTTTATCGAACCAGATGG AAGTTCTGCTGTGTGGACGTGCTTTCGGGGAAAATGTGGGTGGACAGGTAACACAAGA CCTTTCGCAAATAGTAAGTCATCGTATCAAACATCTAGCAAAACCACCAAAATTAAGATAAAAAGAGAAATAACAGTGGAGAGCTTGCAACTGGAGCCACCTTGCGAAGAG CTAGTCTCTTATTTTGCAGAGAGAATGATTTCGAAGGAAACACTTGAAAGAAATGCAGTCATGCAGAGATGTTATGGTGATCAG ATTGCCATTGCATTTACATATTGGCGAGAAGGATCACTTATCAGTTGCAAGTATCGAGACATCAACAAGAAGTTTTGGCAG GAAGCGGATACTGAGAAGATTTTCTATGGCCTGGATGATATAAAGGATATTAATGATATTATTATT GTTGAGGGTGAAATGGATAAGCTTGCAATGGAAGAAGCTGGATTTCGGAATTGTGTTAGTGTCCCTGATGGTGCACCTCCTTCGGCTTCCACAAAGGACTTGCCACCTGAAGAACAG GACACAAAGTATTCGTACTTGTGGAACTGTAAAGAGTACTTAAAGAAG GCATCACGCATTATACTTGCTACTGATGGAGATACACctggccaagccttggccgaagaGCTAGCGCGTCGGCTTGGACGAGAGAG ATGTTGGCGAGTCAAGTGGCCAAAGAAAACTGACGATACCTATTTTAAAGATGCAAATGAG GTACTCATGTATATGGGTGCTGATGTACTGAAAGAAGTTATTGAGAATGCTGAATTATACCCCATACGTGGGCTGTTCAAGTTCAGTGATTACTTCGATGAAATAGATGCATATTATTATGGCACTGCTGGATATGGGTTTGGTGCCTCAACTGGATGGAAGTCTCTGAACGAGTTATACAAT gtcgTGCCTGGTGAATTAACTATTGTAACTGGTGTCCCTAATTCGGGGAAGAGTGAGTGGATTGATGCTCTTTTGTGCAATCTTAATCATAATGTGGGTTGGAAATTTGCTCTTTGCTCAATGGAGAACAAG GTCAGGGAGCATGCACGAAAACTTTTGGAGAAACACGTAAAAAAACCTTTCTTTACTTTACG ATACGGTGACAGTGCTGAAAGAATGGATGCTGAAGAGTTTGAGCAAGGAAAGGAATGGCTTAAGGACACATTCTATCTCATAAG GTGTGAGGACGATTCCCTTCCAAATATTAAGTGGGTTCTGGATCTTGCGAAAGCAGCTGTTCTGAGACATGGGGTGCGTGGTCTAGTAATTGACCCTTACAATGAGCTTGATCATCAGCGTCCCCCAAACCA AACAGAAACAGAGTATGTAAGTCAGATGCTTACCAAGGTTAAGAGATTTGCtcaacatcactcttgccatgtcTGGTTTGTAGCACACCCTCGACAG TTGCAAAATTGGGGAGGGAATGCTCCGAATCTCTACGATATTAGTGGAAGTGCACACTTTATAAACAAGTGTGACAATGGTATTGTAGTACATCGTAATCGGGATCCAGAAGCTGGTCCTATCGATCAAGTACAG ATTTTGGTGAGAAAGGTACGAAATAAGGTTGCAGGAACCATAGGTGAAGCCAGCTTGTCGTATGACAG GGTAACTGGTCTATATATGGATGTCAACGACTCATCACAGGATTTATAG
- the LOC115697729 gene encoding twinkle homolog protein, chloroplastic/mitochondrial isoform X2, producing the protein MRLLYRPLHKLSLSSTSVFMASNHFLKPTFFSNPLTPSSHRQLFHTFRLSFSAFPLKPNSRIQPFCLKTNGYSNVSQVNDPPTVFLENTEEASSLKIEILKNKLSDLGVDCDISIPGQFNHLLCPMCSGGDSGEKSLSLFIEPDGSAVWTCFRGKCGWTGNTRPFANSKSSYQTSSKTTKIKIKREITVESLQLEPPCEELVSYFAERMISKETLERNAVMQRCYGDQIAIAFTYWREGSLISCKYRDINKKFWQEADTEKIFYGLDDIKDINDIIIVEGEMDKLAMEEAGFRNCVSVPDGAPPSASTKDLPPEEQDTKYSYLWNCKEYLKKASRIILATDGDTPGQALAEELARRLGRERCWRVKWPKKTDDTYFKDANEVLMYMGADVLKEVIENAELYPIRGLFKFSDYFDEIDAYYYGTAGYGFGASTGWKSLNELYNVVPGELTIVTGVPNSGKSEWIDALLCNLNHNVGWKFALCSMENKVREHARKLLEKHVKKPFFTLRYGDSAERMDAEEFEQGKEWLKDTFYLIRCEDDSLPNIKWVLDLAKAAVLRHGVRGLVIDPYNELDHQRPPNQTETEYVSQMLTKVKRFAQHHSCHVWFVAHPRQLQNWGGNAPNLYDISGSAHFINKCDNGIVVHRNRDPEAGPIDQVQILVRKVRNKVAGTIGEASLSYDRVTGLYMDVNDSSQDL; encoded by the exons ATGCGTCTTCTTTATCGTCCACTTCACAAGCTCTCTCTATCCTCGACCAGTGTGTTCATGGCCTCAAACCATTTTCTCAAGCCTACATTTTTCTCAAACCCTTTAACCCCTTCTTCACATAGACAGCTCTTCCACACTTTTAGACTCTCTTTCTCTGCTTTTCCTCTAAAACCCAACTCCAGAATTCAGCCCTTCTGTCTTAAGACTAATGGGTATTCTAATGTATCTCAGGTCAATGACCCCCCAACCG TCTTTTTGGAGAACACGGAGGAGGCTTCTTCTCTtaaaattgagattttgaagAATAAACTGAGCGACCTTGGTGTGGACTGTGACATATCTATACCTGGGCAGTTCAACCATTTGCTTTGTCCAATG TGCTCGGGTGGTGATTCTGGGGAGAAGAGCTTATCTCTTTTTATCGAACCAGATGG TTCTGCTGTGTGGACGTGCTTTCGGGGAAAATGTGGGTGGACAGGTAACACAAGA CCTTTCGCAAATAGTAAGTCATCGTATCAAACATCTAGCAAAACCACCAAAATTAAGATAAAAAGAGAAATAACAGTGGAGAGCTTGCAACTGGAGCCACCTTGCGAAGAG CTAGTCTCTTATTTTGCAGAGAGAATGATTTCGAAGGAAACACTTGAAAGAAATGCAGTCATGCAGAGATGTTATGGTGATCAG ATTGCCATTGCATTTACATATTGGCGAGAAGGATCACTTATCAGTTGCAAGTATCGAGACATCAACAAGAAGTTTTGGCAG GAAGCGGATACTGAGAAGATTTTCTATGGCCTGGATGATATAAAGGATATTAATGATATTATTATT GTTGAGGGTGAAATGGATAAGCTTGCAATGGAAGAAGCTGGATTTCGGAATTGTGTTAGTGTCCCTGATGGTGCACCTCCTTCGGCTTCCACAAAGGACTTGCCACCTGAAGAACAG GACACAAAGTATTCGTACTTGTGGAACTGTAAAGAGTACTTAAAGAAG GCATCACGCATTATACTTGCTACTGATGGAGATACACctggccaagccttggccgaagaGCTAGCGCGTCGGCTTGGACGAGAGAG ATGTTGGCGAGTCAAGTGGCCAAAGAAAACTGACGATACCTATTTTAAAGATGCAAATGAG GTACTCATGTATATGGGTGCTGATGTACTGAAAGAAGTTATTGAGAATGCTGAATTATACCCCATACGTGGGCTGTTCAAGTTCAGTGATTACTTCGATGAAATAGATGCATATTATTATGGCACTGCTGGATATGGGTTTGGTGCCTCAACTGGATGGAAGTCTCTGAACGAGTTATACAAT gtcgTGCCTGGTGAATTAACTATTGTAACTGGTGTCCCTAATTCGGGGAAGAGTGAGTGGATTGATGCTCTTTTGTGCAATCTTAATCATAATGTGGGTTGGAAATTTGCTCTTTGCTCAATGGAGAACAAG GTCAGGGAGCATGCACGAAAACTTTTGGAGAAACACGTAAAAAAACCTTTCTTTACTTTACG ATACGGTGACAGTGCTGAAAGAATGGATGCTGAAGAGTTTGAGCAAGGAAAGGAATGGCTTAAGGACACATTCTATCTCATAAG GTGTGAGGACGATTCCCTTCCAAATATTAAGTGGGTTCTGGATCTTGCGAAAGCAGCTGTTCTGAGACATGGGGTGCGTGGTCTAGTAATTGACCCTTACAATGAGCTTGATCATCAGCGTCCCCCAAACCA AACAGAAACAGAGTATGTAAGTCAGATGCTTACCAAGGTTAAGAGATTTGCtcaacatcactcttgccatgtcTGGTTTGTAGCACACCCTCGACAG TTGCAAAATTGGGGAGGGAATGCTCCGAATCTCTACGATATTAGTGGAAGTGCACACTTTATAAACAAGTGTGACAATGGTATTGTAGTACATCGTAATCGGGATCCAGAAGCTGGTCCTATCGATCAAGTACAG ATTTTGGTGAGAAAGGTACGAAATAAGGTTGCAGGAACCATAGGTGAAGCCAGCTTGTCGTATGACAG GGTAACTGGTCTATATATGGATGTCAACGACTCATCACAGGATTTATAG